In Actinoplanes octamycinicus, the genomic window CCGGTGGGTCCAGGTCCGCCCGTCCGCCGCGGCCCGCCAGGCGCCGCCGATCAGCAGCTCCCCGGTCGCCAGCCCGACCGCGTCCCGCCTCGTCTTGATCGAGAGAACCATCCCGGCACCTCCGGCGTAGAAATTGAAACACGTTCTACTCAGCCGCAGGGTAACACCGGCGCCGCCGAACTCCTATCCGGCCGGGAAGGTCACCGCTCACCGCAGCGGGGGCAGGTAGCCCGGCCACTCGCCGCCGCCGTGGACCGTGACCGTCGCGCCGGTCACGTACGACGCGAGCGGCGACGCCAGCATCAGGCAGACGCCGGCCACGTCCTCCGGGGTGGCCGGGCGGCCCATCGGCACCGTGCGGGCCACCGCCTCCGGGTCGAGCAGGCCGGCGACCGGGCCGGGCACGACGCTGTTGACCCGGACCGCCGGGGCCCACTCGGCGGCCAGGCTGGTCGCCAGGTGGTGCAGGCCGGCCTTGGCCGCGCCGTAGGCGGCGCCGCCGGGGGACGGCCGGGTGCCGCTGACGCTGCCCACCATCAGGATCACGCCGCCGCCGGGCTGGGCCCGCATGACCGCGTTCGCCGCCTGGGCGACGTGCAACGGGGCGATCAGGTTCAGCTCGATGATCTTCGCGTGCAGGCGGGGCGAGGCGGTCGCGGCCGGGATCGGGGGTGCCCCGCCCGCGTTGTTCACCAGCACGTCGAGGGGACCGTCCAGCGCGGCCACCAGCGCGGCGGCCTGCTCCGGGTCGCGGACGTCGGCGCGGTGGAAGCCGGCCGGCCCGTCGTAGGAGCCGCGGCCGCAGACCAGCACCCGCGCGCCGGCGGCCAGGAACGCCGACGCGATCGCGGCGCCGATCCCCCGGGTCCCGCCGGTGACGACCACACCGCGGCCGGTGAAGTCGAGAGGGTCCATGGCGCGAGGCTAGCTCACCAAGCAAGCGCTAGGTTAGCCTGCCTCCATGGGCGAACCTCCGATCGCCGAGATAGTGCTCGACTTCCCGCCGGTCAACGCGGTGCCGGCGGCCGGCTGGCAGTCCCTCGCCGACCTGATCACCGCGGCCGGCGCGGACCCGGCGACCCGGGTGGTGCTGCTGTCCGCCCGGGGCCGGGGCTTCTGCGCCGGGGTGGACATCAAGGAGATGCAGCGCGACCCGGGCCACGAGGTGCTGCTGGCCGCCAACCGGGGCTGCGCCGCCGCGTTCGCCGCCGTCTACGACTGCCCGGTCCCGGTGATCGCCGCGGTGCACGGTTTCTGCCTGGGCGGCGGCATCGGCCTGGCCGGCAACGCCGACCTGATCGTGGCCGCCGACGACGCCACCTTCGGCCTGCCCGAGGTGGACCGGGGCGCGCTCGGCGCGGCCACCCACCTGGCCCGGCTGGTGCCCCCGCACCTGATGCGGGCGATGGTCTACACCTGCCGTCCGGTCACCGCCGCCGACCTGCACCGGCTCGGCAGCGTCCACCAGGTGGTGCCGGCCGCCGAGCTGCCGGCCGCGGCCCGGGCGGTGGCCGAGGTGATCGCGGCCAAGGACCCGGTGGTGATCCGGCGGGCCAAGGAGGCGCTGAACGGGATCGACCCGGTCGACGTGCGGCGGTCGTACCGGTTCGAGCAGGGCTTCACCTTCGAGCTGACCCTCGACGGCGCCGGCGACCGGGCCCGGCGGAGCTTCGGGGAGCGGCGATGACCGTGCTGAGCGTCGACGACGTGGTCGCCGAGCTGCGCGACGGGATGACCGTC contains:
- a CDS encoding SDR family oxidoreductase — its product is MDPLDFTGRGVVVTGGTRGIGAAIASAFLAAGARVLVCGRGSYDGPAGFHRADVRDPEQAAALVAALDGPLDVLVNNAGGAPPIPAATASPRLHAKIIELNLIAPLHVAQAANAVMRAQPGGGVILMVGSVSGTRPSPGGAAYGAAKAGLHHLATSLAAEWAPAVRVNSVVPGPVAGLLDPEAVARTVPMGRPATPEDVAGVCLMLASPLASYVTGATVTVHGGGEWPGYLPPLR
- a CDS encoding enoyl-CoA hydratase family protein, which gives rise to MGEPPIAEIVLDFPPVNAVPAAGWQSLADLITAAGADPATRVVLLSARGRGFCAGVDIKEMQRDPGHEVLLAANRGCAAAFAAVYDCPVPVIAAVHGFCLGGGIGLAGNADLIVAADDATFGLPEVDRGALGAATHLARLVPPHLMRAMVYTCRPVTAADLHRLGSVHQVVPAAELPAAARAVAEVIAAKDPVVIRRAKEALNGIDPVDVRRSYRFEQGFTFELTLDGAGDRARRSFGERR